The Streptomyces sp. HUAS CB01 genome has a segment encoding these proteins:
- a CDS encoding MFS transporter: MSTPPGAPPAPPRVPEAVHRRRWLILAVLMFTVLIMVLDHSVLNVAVKTIASPAPVGIGATQGELEWAINSYTLVFAALLFTAGLIGDRAGRRRTLLFGMAVFGIGSALAAFSGSSGELIAYRAVMGFGAAFVMPATLAVLMNVFERDEQAKAIGIWAGGVGIAIALGPLTGGLLLEHFWWGSIFLVNVPVVIVGFVAMALLIPDSRDPDPGRIDPVGVVLSVVGLVLLVYGIIHGGELASLSDRSVLLPLVGGLAVLAVFVVYEHRIDHPALDFSYFRNPAFSAAITATALAFLSMMGVAFFSVFYLQSVLGYSPLQAGLLVLPLAIAQSLFAPRARLAVARFGAKATCTAGMMMIATGLACFAFFDASTPVWALELAFFVQGAGMGHVMSPVTVTVMQALPREKAGVASAINNTFRQIGGALGVAVLGSLLSAAYRGGIESTLERAPGVPDAAKHAAGESLEATLAVAERLGPAGQLLVAPAHEAFLVAMHLAALCAATVTLIGAVVVAVYLPGRRRPGADPAPVPDERPAAEVGRG; this comes from the coding sequence ATGTCCACACCGCCGGGCGCACCCCCCGCCCCACCCCGGGTTCCGGAAGCCGTTCACCGACGTCGCTGGCTCATTCTGGCCGTCCTGATGTTCACCGTGCTCATCATGGTGCTGGACCACTCGGTCCTGAACGTCGCGGTCAAGACCATCGCCTCCCCCGCGCCCGTCGGCATCGGCGCCACGCAGGGGGAGCTGGAATGGGCCATCAACTCCTACACCCTCGTCTTCGCCGCACTGCTCTTCACGGCCGGTCTGATCGGCGACCGCGCGGGCCGCAGGAGAACGCTGCTGTTCGGCATGGCCGTGTTCGGCATCGGCTCGGCGCTGGCCGCGTTCTCCGGCTCGTCCGGCGAGCTCATCGCGTACCGCGCGGTGATGGGCTTCGGCGCCGCGTTCGTGATGCCGGCGACCCTCGCCGTCCTCATGAACGTCTTCGAACGGGACGAGCAGGCCAAGGCCATCGGCATCTGGGCGGGCGGGGTGGGCATCGCCATCGCCCTCGGCCCGCTCACGGGCGGGCTGTTGCTCGAACACTTCTGGTGGGGCTCGATCTTCCTGGTCAACGTCCCGGTGGTGATCGTCGGCTTCGTCGCGATGGCGCTGCTGATCCCGGACTCCCGGGATCCCGACCCCGGCCGGATCGACCCCGTCGGCGTGGTGCTGTCCGTCGTCGGGCTCGTCCTCCTCGTCTACGGGATCATCCACGGCGGTGAACTCGCCTCGCTCTCCGACCGGTCGGTGCTGCTGCCCCTGGTCGGCGGACTGGCCGTGCTGGCGGTGTTCGTGGTGTACGAGCACCGCATCGACCATCCGGCGCTGGACTTCTCGTACTTCAGGAATCCCGCGTTCTCCGCCGCGATCACCGCGACCGCGCTGGCCTTCCTCTCGATGATGGGCGTCGCGTTCTTCTCGGTGTTCTACCTCCAGAGCGTGCTCGGCTACAGCCCGCTCCAGGCCGGCCTGCTCGTGCTGCCGCTCGCGATCGCCCAGTCGCTGTTCGCGCCCCGGGCCCGGCTGGCCGTCGCCCGTTTCGGCGCCAAGGCGACCTGCACGGCCGGAATGATGATGATCGCGACCGGGCTCGCCTGCTTCGCCTTCTTCGACGCCTCGACCCCGGTGTGGGCGCTGGAGCTCGCCTTCTTCGTGCAGGGCGCCGGGATGGGGCACGTCATGTCGCCCGTCACGGTCACGGTCATGCAGGCTCTGCCGAGGGAGAAGGCGGGCGTGGCCTCCGCGATCAACAACACCTTCCGGCAGATCGGCGGCGCGCTGGGCGTGGCCGTGCTCGGCTCGCTGCTGTCCGCCGCGTACCGGGGCGGGATCGAGAGCACCCTGGAACGGGCACCCGGTGTCCCGGACGCGGCCAAGCACGCGGCGGGCGAGTCCCTGGAGGCGACACTGGCCGTGGCCGAACGGCTCGGCCCCGCCGGACAGCTCCTCGTCGCGCCCGCGCACGAGGCCTTCCTCGTCGCCATGCACCTGGCGGCGCTGTGCGCGGCGACGGTGACGCTCATCGGCGCGGTGGTCGTGGCGGTGTACCTGCCCGGCCGTCGCAGGCCCGGTGCGGACCCCGCCCCTGTGCCGGACGAGCGCCCGGCGGCGGAGGTGGGCCGGGGATGA
- a CDS encoding MFS transporter, giving the protein MASRLRGALLPDLSPWRSSRDFRLLWVQGLITFFSSFMAMVALPLQIKDLTGSPLAVGIMGAVELVPLIVFGLYGGALADAVDRRRVLVLTEGGMALMATILLVNALLPTPALWPLYVVAAGVSALAGLQRPALDSLMARIVPHDQQTAAAALNALRWQLGAIAGPALAGLVVAYAGHATAYTTTAVGFVASVLLCARLAPAPPAHDAEKPSLRGIAEGARYAWSRPVLLGTYAVDLAAMFFAFPHTIFPFLADDLDAEWSLGLMYAAGSVGSLLLSLTSGWTSRVRRHGVFVVVGAAGWGLAIAAAGWFTNIWLVLLCLAFAGAGDMLSGLGRSTIWNQTIPESLRGRLAGIEVLSYSVGPQLGQVRAGAVAGWTGTRAAFWSGGLLCVASVGLLTAALPKLVTYDAATDEDALRRRAQKEGTAAAEAAV; this is encoded by the coding sequence GTGGCATCACGACTGCGCGGCGCACTGCTCCCCGACCTCTCCCCCTGGCGCTCCTCACGCGACTTCCGTCTGCTGTGGGTGCAGGGGCTCATCACGTTCTTCAGCAGCTTCATGGCGATGGTGGCGCTGCCGCTGCAGATCAAGGATCTGACGGGCTCGCCGCTCGCGGTCGGGATCATGGGCGCCGTGGAGCTCGTGCCGCTGATCGTGTTCGGGCTGTACGGAGGCGCCCTGGCCGATGCGGTGGACCGGCGCAGGGTGCTGGTGCTCACCGAGGGCGGAATGGCCCTGATGGCCACGATTCTCCTGGTCAACGCGCTGCTGCCGACGCCGGCGCTGTGGCCGCTGTATGTCGTCGCGGCCGGTGTCTCCGCGCTCGCCGGGCTGCAGCGTCCCGCCCTGGACTCGCTGATGGCCCGGATCGTGCCGCACGACCAGCAGACCGCGGCGGCCGCGCTCAACGCGCTGCGCTGGCAGCTCGGCGCGATTGCCGGGCCCGCGCTGGCCGGGCTGGTCGTGGCGTACGCGGGACACGCGACCGCGTACACGACGACGGCCGTCGGTTTCGTGGCCTCCGTGCTGCTGTGCGCCCGGCTCGCCCCCGCCCCGCCCGCGCACGACGCGGAGAAGCCGTCGCTGCGGGGTATCGCGGAGGGCGCGCGGTACGCGTGGAGCCGGCCGGTGCTGCTCGGCACGTACGCGGTGGACCTGGCCGCGATGTTCTTCGCGTTCCCCCACACGATCTTCCCGTTCCTGGCCGACGACCTCGACGCGGAGTGGTCGCTGGGGCTGATGTACGCGGCGGGGTCGGTCGGCTCGTTGCTGCTCAGCCTGACCAGCGGCTGGACCTCGCGGGTGCGCCGGCACGGGGTGTTCGTGGTGGTCGGCGCGGCCGGTTGGGGGCTCGCGATCGCCGCGGCCGGCTGGTTCACGAACATCTGGCTGGTGCTGCTCTGTCTCGCCTTCGCGGGCGCGGGCGACATGCTCAGCGGACTCGGCCGGTCCACCATCTGGAACCAGACGATCCCGGAATCCCTCCGCGGCCGTCTCGCGGGCATCGAGGTGCTGTCGTACAGCGTGGGCCCGCAGTTGGGCCAGGTGCGCGCGGGCGCGGTGGCGGGCTGGACCGGCACGCGGGCGGCGTTCTGGAGCGGCGGGCTGCTCTGCGTGGCCTCGGTGGGCCTGCTGACCGCGGCGCTGCCGAAGCTCGTCACGTACGACGCGGCGACGGACGAGGACGCCCTGCGCCGCCGTGCCCAGAAGGAGGGGACGGCGGCGGCCGAGGCGGCGGTCTGA
- the efeO gene encoding iron uptake system protein EfeO, with the protein MRPARLSVVTAVAAVSALAAVTGCAEKSDAEGGGDAIAVVAKDDACEVSAKEFPAGHVRLDIENKGSKVTEVYILFPDDRIVTERENIGPGTKASLTAEVKAGDYEIACKPGMRGEGMRRPVRATGGTAAKRSPETDAAVAAYRTYAQQQADETLPKAKVFTDAVRAGDVEAAKKAYADSRIGWERTEPVAESFGDIDPKVDLREDGVADLKPGEKWTGWHRLEKALWQDGKLGAEEKALADTLDQDLAAWAKKVGTAEITPTSMANGAKELLDEVATGKVTGEEERYSHTDLVDFKANVEGAQKSYELLKPVASRNDAQLVAELDRQFAALNTLLDKYRADKSSYVFTSYDKVSGAQRKELSDGVNALAEPLSKLAAAVVG; encoded by the coding sequence ATGCGACCCGCCCGTCTCTCCGTCGTCACCGCAGTCGCGGCCGTTTCCGCGCTCGCCGCCGTCACGGGCTGCGCCGAGAAGAGCGACGCCGAGGGCGGCGGCGACGCGATCGCCGTCGTCGCCAAGGACGACGCGTGCGAGGTGTCCGCGAAGGAGTTCCCGGCCGGCCATGTCCGCCTGGACATCGAGAACAAGGGCTCCAAGGTCACCGAGGTCTACATCCTCTTCCCCGACGACCGCATCGTGACCGAGCGCGAGAACATCGGCCCCGGCACCAAGGCGAGTCTGACCGCCGAGGTGAAGGCCGGCGACTACGAGATCGCCTGCAAGCCGGGGATGCGGGGCGAGGGCATGCGCCGGCCGGTCAGGGCGACCGGCGGCACCGCCGCGAAGCGCTCCCCGGAGACGGACGCGGCGGTCGCCGCGTACCGCACCTACGCGCAGCAGCAGGCGGACGAGACGCTGCCGAAGGCCAAGGTGTTCACCGACGCCGTCCGCGCCGGCGACGTCGAGGCCGCGAAGAAGGCGTACGCGGACTCCCGGATCGGCTGGGAGCGCACCGAGCCGGTCGCCGAGTCGTTCGGCGACATCGACCCGAAGGTCGACCTCCGCGAGGACGGCGTGGCCGACCTGAAGCCGGGCGAGAAGTGGACCGGCTGGCACCGCCTGGAGAAGGCGCTGTGGCAGGACGGGAAGCTGGGCGCCGAGGAGAAGGCGCTCGCCGACACCCTCGACCAGGACCTCGCGGCCTGGGCGAAGAAGGTCGGCACCGCCGAGATCACCCCGACGTCCATGGCCAACGGCGCCAAGGAACTCCTCGACGAGGTCGCCACCGGCAAGGTCACCGGCGAGGAGGAGCGCTACTCCCACACCGACCTGGTCGACTTCAAGGCCAACGTCGAGGGCGCGCAGAAGTCGTACGAGCTGCTGAAGCCGGTCGCGTCCAGGAACGACGCGCAGCTCGTCGCGGAACTGGACAGGCAGTTCGCCGCGTTGAACACGCTGCTCGACAAATACCGCGCGGACAAGAGCTCCTACGTCTTCACCTCGTACGACAAGGTCTCCGGAGCCCAGCGCAAGGAACTGTCCGACGGTGTGAACGCGCTGGCCGAGCCGCTGTCGAAGCTGGCCGCGGCCGTGGTCGGTTAG
- a CDS encoding heme oxygenase (biliverdin-producing) — protein MDTSDTPFSTLIRVASHEQHTEAETSTFMSDLLGGRLAVEAYARYTEQLWFVYRALEGSAGALEGDPVAGPFIRPELFRTAELERDLAHLRGPGWRDGLLPLAATAAYAARVEECARTWPAGYVAHHYTRYLGDLSGGQIIRDKAERAWGFARKGDGVRFYVFEQITNPAAFKRGYRELLDAVNADDLEKQRIIEECKRAFDFNGAVFRELGQEFPLSAA, from the coding sequence TTGGACACGTCGGACACGCCCTTCTCGACCCTGATCCGTGTCGCGTCGCACGAACAGCACACCGAGGCGGAGACGTCGACGTTCATGAGCGATCTGCTCGGCGGCCGACTGGCGGTCGAGGCGTACGCCCGCTACACGGAGCAGCTGTGGTTCGTGTACCGGGCGCTGGAGGGCTCGGCGGGCGCGCTCGAGGGCGATCCGGTAGCGGGGCCGTTCATCCGGCCGGAGCTGTTCCGCACGGCCGAGCTGGAGCGGGACCTGGCGCACCTGCGCGGCCCGGGCTGGCGCGACGGCCTGCTCCCGCTGGCCGCGACGGCGGCCTACGCGGCACGCGTCGAGGAGTGCGCCCGCACCTGGCCGGCGGGCTATGTGGCCCACCACTACACCCGCTACCTGGGGGACCTCTCCGGCGGCCAGATCATCCGCGACAAGGCCGAGCGCGCCTGGGGCTTCGCACGCAAGGGCGACGGCGTCCGCTTCTATGTCTTCGAGCAGATCACCAACCCGGCGGCGTTCAAGCGGGGTTACCGGGAACTGCTCGACGCGGTGAACGCGGACGACCTCGAGAAGCAGCGCATCATCGAGGAGTGCAAGCGCGCCTTCGACTTCAACGGCGCGGTGTTCCGCGAGCTGGGCCAGGAGTTCCCGCTCAGCGCGGCGTGA
- a CDS encoding TetR/AcrR family transcriptional regulator: MAGDTGTGGRPGAVVAPGGAPRRGRPRSEAAERSIREAVVTLLEEGLPLGDISIERIARTAGVGKATIYRRWADKEELFVDVVRDIEPPDPDLPGTSARDDLVVMLESVRLGGLAQRSSALLHNVRAQMKSHPKLWDAYVATVIDPRRATVLEILRRGVARGEIRDDLDIDLLNDLIVGPMLVRAVMRPDAPLPGDLAERMVRAVLEGLGPRPS, from the coding sequence GTGGCAGGGGACACGGGGACGGGCGGGCGCCCGGGTGCCGTGGTCGCGCCCGGGGGTGCTCCGCGCCGCGGCAGGCCCCGGAGCGAGGCGGCCGAGCGGTCCATCCGCGAGGCGGTCGTCACCCTGCTGGAGGAGGGGCTGCCGCTGGGCGACATCTCCATCGAGCGCATCGCCCGCACCGCGGGGGTCGGCAAGGCCACCATCTACCGGCGCTGGGCCGACAAGGAGGAGCTGTTCGTCGACGTCGTGCGCGACATCGAGCCGCCGGACCCCGATCTGCCCGGCACCTCCGCCCGTGACGACCTCGTCGTCATGCTGGAGTCGGTACGTCTCGGCGGTCTCGCCCAGCGCTCGTCCGCGCTGCTGCACAACGTCCGCGCCCAGATGAAGAGCCACCCCAAGCTGTGGGACGCGTACGTCGCGACGGTCATCGACCCGCGCCGGGCGACCGTGCTGGAGATCCTGCGCCGCGGCGTCGCCCGGGGCGAGATCCGCGACGACCTGGACATCGACCTGCTCAACGACCTGATCGTCGGCCCGATGCTCGTGCGTGCGGTGATGCGGCCCGACGCCCCGTTGCCCGGCGACCTCGCGGAACGCATGGTCAGGGCCGTGCTGGAGGGCCTCGGTCCGCGGCCGTCCTGA
- a CDS encoding PhzF family phenazine biosynthesis protein: MTHERPRGLDVLRVFCSGDGRHGNALGVVRDGRPYPDEKSRQALAAELGFSETVFVDDPERGVVDIYTPAARLPFAGHPLVGVAWLLDLEAVNPPAGEVWVRSDGEFTWITARAEWAPPRTLRRYGSAAEVEALEVPPPGEWTYAWAWEDEAAGRIRARAFPGRGDGIDEDEATGAAALLLTEQLGRALNITQGSGSQLLTAPGPDGVIELGGRVRLARH; this comes from the coding sequence GTGACACACGAACGACCCCGCGGCCTCGACGTCCTGCGCGTCTTCTGCTCCGGCGACGGCCGCCACGGCAACGCTCTCGGCGTCGTGCGCGACGGGAGGCCGTACCCGGACGAGAAGTCCCGCCAGGCGCTCGCGGCCGAACTGGGCTTCAGCGAGACCGTGTTCGTCGACGACCCCGAGCGCGGCGTCGTCGACATCTACACCCCGGCCGCACGACTGCCGTTCGCCGGCCACCCGCTCGTCGGGGTGGCCTGGCTGCTGGACCTGGAAGCGGTGAACCCGCCGGCGGGAGAGGTCTGGGTGCGCTCCGACGGGGAGTTCACCTGGATCACCGCACGCGCCGAGTGGGCCCCGCCGCGCACGCTGCGCCGGTACGGCTCGGCGGCCGAGGTCGAGGCCCTGGAGGTGCCGCCACCCGGCGAATGGACGTACGCGTGGGCGTGGGAGGACGAGGCCGCGGGCCGGATCCGGGCCCGCGCCTTCCCCGGCCGGGGCGACGGCATCGACGAGGACGAGGCGACGGGAGCGGCGGCGCTGCTGCTCACCGAACAGCTCGGCCGCGCACTGAACATCACCCAGGGCAGCGGCTCCCAGCTCCTGACGGCTCCCGGCCCCGACGGCGTGATCGAACTCGGCGGCCGGGTGCGGCTCGCGCGGCACTGA
- a CDS encoding site-2 protease family protein, protein MTSATTRTSDRRISPVFLGIAAIMAVTGWAVWTDFAGSPGLAVFLFVTAAWIVSLCLHEYAHARTALHGGDLTVGAKGYLTLDPLKYTHAVLSIVLPVLFVIMGGIGLPGGAVFIERHRIKGRWKHSLISAAGPLTNVLFAVVCTAPFWLGALEGVPLGFRFALAFLALLQVTAAILNFLPVPGLDGYGVIEPWLSYRVRRQVEPFAPFGLLAVFAVLFIPEVNHAFFDAIFAVMDGLGVSRAEVACGQDLYRFWTEQYPECTALLDR, encoded by the coding sequence ATGACCTCGGCCACCACCCGCACCAGCGACCGGAGGATCTCGCCCGTCTTCCTCGGCATCGCCGCGATCATGGCGGTCACCGGCTGGGCGGTCTGGACGGACTTCGCCGGCAGCCCCGGCCTGGCGGTCTTCCTGTTCGTGACGGCCGCGTGGATCGTGTCGCTCTGCCTGCACGAGTACGCGCACGCCCGGACCGCCCTGCACGGCGGCGATCTCACGGTCGGCGCGAAGGGCTATCTGACGCTCGACCCGCTGAAGTACACGCACGCGGTGCTGAGCATCGTGCTGCCCGTCCTGTTCGTGATCATGGGCGGTATCGGACTGCCCGGCGGTGCGGTCTTCATCGAGCGGCACCGGATCAAGGGCCGCTGGAAGCACAGCCTGATCTCCGCGGCGGGCCCGCTGACGAACGTCCTGTTCGCGGTCGTCTGCACGGCGCCGTTCTGGCTCGGCGCACTCGAAGGGGTCCCGCTCGGGTTCCGCTTCGCTCTGGCCTTCCTGGCGCTGTTGCAGGTCACCGCCGCGATCCTGAACTTCCTGCCCGTTCCGGGCCTGGACGGTTACGGGGTGATCGAGCCGTGGCTGTCGTACCGCGTCCGCCGCCAGGTGGAGCCTTTCGCGCCGTTCGGCCTGCTGGCGGTCTTCGCCGTCCTGTTCATCCCCGAGGTGAACCACGCGTTCTTCGACGCGATCTTCGCCGTGATGGACGGGCTCGGGGTGTCACGGGCGGAGGTCGCCTGCGGCCAGGACCTGTACCGGTTCTGGACCGAGCAGTACCCCGAGTGCACGGCGCTGCTCGACCGGTAG
- the panB gene encoding 3-methyl-2-oxobutanoate hydroxymethyltransferase — protein MTLQAAQTQPADSSGKALYGGKGTRRISVHDIATAKERGEKWPMLTAYDAMTASVFDEAGIPVMLVGDSMGNCHLGYDTTVPVTMDEMTLLSAAVVRGTKRALIVGDLPFGSYQEGPVQALRSATRLVKEAGVGAVKLEGGERSLPQTEMLVQAGIPVMSHLGLTPQSVNTMGYRVQGRGDEAAHRLLRDAKAAQDAGAFAVVLELVPAELAAEVTRSLHIPTIGIGAGPDTDAQVLVWTDMAGLTGGKVPRFTKQYANLRQTLGDAAKAFAEDVVGGAFPAEEHTFH, from the coding sequence ATGACGCTTCAGGCTGCCCAGACGCAGCCCGCCGACAGCAGCGGCAAGGCGCTGTACGGCGGCAAGGGCACTCGCCGCATCTCCGTCCACGACATCGCCACCGCCAAGGAGCGCGGCGAGAAGTGGCCCATGCTCACCGCCTACGACGCCATGACGGCGTCCGTCTTCGACGAGGCCGGCATCCCGGTGATGCTGGTCGGCGACTCGATGGGCAACTGTCACCTCGGCTACGACACCACCGTGCCCGTCACGATGGACGAGATGACGCTGCTGTCCGCGGCCGTCGTACGGGGCACGAAGCGCGCCCTGATCGTCGGCGACCTCCCCTTCGGCTCGTACCAGGAGGGTCCCGTCCAGGCGCTGCGCTCGGCGACCCGGCTGGTGAAGGAGGCCGGGGTCGGCGCCGTCAAGCTGGAGGGCGGGGAGCGTTCCCTCCCGCAGACCGAGATGCTGGTGCAGGCGGGCATCCCCGTCATGTCCCACCTGGGTCTGACCCCGCAGTCGGTCAACACGATGGGCTACCGGGTGCAGGGGCGCGGCGACGAGGCCGCCCACCGGCTGCTGCGCGACGCCAAGGCGGCGCAGGACGCCGGCGCCTTCGCCGTGGTCCTCGAGCTCGTCCCGGCGGAGCTGGCGGCCGAGGTCACCCGTTCGCTGCACATCCCGACCATCGGTATCGGCGCCGGCCCGGACACGGACGCCCAGGTCCTCGTGTGGACGGACATGGCCGGCCTGACGGGCGGCAAGGTGCCGCGCTTCACCAAGCAGTACGCGAACCTGCGGCAGACGCTCGGCGACGCGGCGAAGGCGTTCGCCGAGGACGTCGTCGGCGGTGCGTTCCCGGCCGAGGAGCACACCTTCCACTGA
- the map gene encoding type I methionyl aminopeptidase has translation MSGQSLLVPGKLSPTRSVPGNIRRPEYVGKPAPTPYTGPEIQDSETIERMRVAGRIAAQAMEEAAKLIAPGVTTDELDRVAHEFMCDHGAYPSTLGYRAFPKSLCSSVNEVICHGIPDSTVLRDGDIVNLDVTAYIGGVHGDNNATYLCGDVDEESRLLVERTRESLNRAIKAVRPGRQINVIGRVIESYAKRFGYGVVRDFTGHGINSSFHSGLIIPHYDSPHATTVMQPGMTFTIEPMLTLGTHEYDMWDDGWTVVTKDRKRTAQFEHTLVVTETGADILTLP, from the coding sequence ATGTCTGGCCAGTCGCTGCTCGTACCAGGGAAGCTCTCTCCCACCCGTTCCGTCCCCGGAAACATCCGGCGCCCCGAGTACGTCGGGAAGCCCGCCCCGACGCCGTACACGGGTCCGGAGATCCAGGACTCCGAGACGATCGAGAGGATGCGCGTCGCGGGCCGTATCGCCGCTCAGGCGATGGAGGAGGCCGCGAAGCTCATCGCCCCCGGGGTGACCACGGACGAACTCGACCGCGTCGCGCACGAGTTCATGTGCGACCACGGGGCGTACCCGTCGACCCTCGGCTACCGGGCCTTCCCGAAGTCGCTCTGCTCCTCGGTCAACGAGGTGATCTGTCACGGCATCCCCGACTCCACGGTGCTGCGGGACGGCGACATCGTGAACCTGGACGTCACCGCGTACATCGGCGGTGTGCACGGCGACAACAACGCCACCTATCTGTGCGGCGACGTGGACGAGGAGTCGAGGCTGCTGGTCGAGCGGACGCGGGAGTCGCTCAACCGCGCGATCAAGGCGGTCAGGCCCGGCCGCCAGATCAACGTCATCGGGCGGGTCATCGAGTCGTACGCGAAGCGGTTCGGCTACGGCGTCGTGCGCGACTTCACCGGCCACGGCATCAACTCCTCGTTCCACTCCGGGCTGATCATCCCGCACTACGACAGCCCGCACGCGACCACCGTGATGCAGCCGGGTATGACGTTCACCATCGAGCCGATGCTGACGCTCGGGACGCACGAGTACGACATGTGGGACGACGGCTGGACCGTGGTGACGAAGGACCGGAAGCGGACCGCACAGTTCGAGCACACGCTCGTGGTGACGGAGACCGGTGCCGACATCCTCACGTTGCCCTGA
- the npdG gene encoding NADPH-dependent F420 reductase has protein sequence MTSQDNASAPKPAAKDPWDLPDVSGLVVGVLGGTGDQGRGLAYRLARAGQKVIIGSRAAERAGAAAAELGLGIEGAENAECARRSDVVIVAVPWDGHAKTLEALRSELAGKLVVDCVNPLGFDKKGAYALKPAEGSAAEQAAALLPESRVTAAFHHLSAVLLQDESIEEIDTDVMVLGEDRADTDLVQALAGRIPGMRGVFAGRLRNAHQVESLVANLISVNRRYKAHAGLRVTDV, from the coding sequence ATGACTTCTCAAGACAACGCCAGCGCTCCGAAGCCCGCAGCCAAGGACCCGTGGGACCTCCCCGACGTCTCCGGTCTGGTCGTCGGCGTCCTGGGCGGTACGGGGGACCAGGGCCGCGGCCTCGCCTACCGGCTCGCCCGCGCCGGGCAGAAGGTGATCATCGGTTCCCGGGCCGCCGAGCGCGCCGGGGCCGCGGCCGCCGAGCTGGGCCTCGGCATCGAGGGTGCCGAGAACGCCGAGTGCGCGCGGCGCAGCGATGTCGTGATCGTGGCCGTGCCGTGGGACGGGCACGCCAAGACCCTGGAGGCGCTGCGCTCCGAGCTCGCCGGGAAGCTGGTCGTCGACTGTGTGAACCCCCTCGGTTTCGACAAGAAGGGTGCTTACGCGCTCAAGCCGGCCGAGGGGAGCGCCGCCGAGCAGGCCGCGGCCCTGCTGCCGGAGTCCCGGGTGACCGCCGCGTTCCACCACCTGTCCGCGGTGCTGCTCCAGGACGAGTCGATCGAGGAGATCGACACGGACGTGATGGTGCTGGGGGAGGACCGCGCCGACACGGACCTGGTGCAGGCCCTGGCGGGCCGTATCCCCGGGATGCGCGGGGTCTTCGCCGGCCGGCTGCGCAACGCCCACCAGGTCGAGTCGCTGGTGGCCAACCTGATCTCGGTGAACCGGCGCTACAAGGCGCACGCGGGCCTGCGCGTGACCGACGTCTGA